The segment GGGCCTCCtgaagcccaagctggcctcaaactaaccttcaatttgtgatcctcctaccTGACTATAGTtcttgctgggattataggtgtcaGCTACCACACAGTTTTATTTCATGCTGAGTATTGcagtgtctcaaaaacaaaatcctttaatccagcacttgggaagcagagacaggtgtatccctgagttcaaggctggtcaGGGGTATACAGTAAGACTCTgccacaaagcaaacaaaaaagtttGGAGCTGGGCATGgaggtatacacctttaatcccagcatttaggaagtaGAGGCACAACTCTtatctgtgtttgaggccaatctggtctaaaAATTGAGTTCCAGACACCACGGCTATTACactaagaaaccctgtcttaaagagGAGGAAGTAGTAATAGTAGTCGTCGTCGTCATCGAATTTGTCGAATTTGTTTGGGActctagctcagtggtacagcacttgtgAAGCATGTTCAAGATTCAGTCTTCATTACCAACATTAGAATTTGAATGTTTGCCAGATGTTTGTGTACTGTAGAGAATGGTCTATGGAATGCACCTTCACAGCACCTAGCCCAGTAAAGGATGTCACCTATCATTTACTGTATAGAAGATTTGGGGTCAGACTGGTTCCCAGGCTGGGATCTCAGGCTAAAGGTCCAAACCTTTCTAGTTCAAGTCAACTTTGGATAGAAGAGACCTGGACTTTATTATCTTTTACTTCACTCCCTCAGAAGATGCCCCAGTGCCTGTATCTCTGTCCACACAGATTCCTCATGCGAGTGCTGGACTCATACGGGGATGACTACCGGGATAGCCAGTTCACCATTGTGTTGGAGGTGAGCTCTGGTCTCCAAGCAGGTTGGGAGAATGGGGGAATCCAGGAGTCTTTAACCACCACCATATTGCATCTTACCAGGATGATGGCAGCCAAGGCACTGATGTCCCTACCCCAGGCAATGTTGAGAATGAACCTCCAGAGAAAGAGGGACTTTCCCCACCACAAAGGACAACTGCAACCCTAGACCccagcagcccagcccctggCGAGGGGCCCAGTGGGCGGAAGAGGCGGCGGGCACCACGAGCAGCATCTTCATTGACTCCAGAACTGGCCCCAGTGCAGGTGGGAGCCGAGGGCTGGGGCCAAGGCGTGGTGAGAATTCTGGGCTGGGCTTTGGGGGGATCCGGGACTGGGGAGGGTTAAGCAGACTGACAACACTGGGTTGATAGTAGATAGGGTGGAGGAGTTGGAAAATCAGGCTAGTGCTTGAAGAAGAAAATAGGAACAGCAGATGAGGAAGTCAGCTGAGGGATGGTTGCCAGTGTTGCCTGATTGTGGAAAGTATATAACCTGGGAAAACATTGCCCACAGGCTGATGTGTATGTTTGGGGGCAGTATGTCCCCTAGGTCTCCATGTCCACTCACGTCTTGTTCCTTATCTTTTCAGATTAAGGTCGAGGAAGACTTTGGCTTTGAAGCAGATGAGGCCTTGGATTCAAGTTGGGTTTCCCGAGGGCCAGACAAATtgctaccctaccctaccctagcTAGCCCACCCTTTGACTAACCCTGTCTCCCCAATAAACAGATTCCCCATGTACACTTGTCAGGTCACTGTCTATTGCTCCCACCTATGATCGTACGCAGGTTCCAGGGTTTGAGACCACCCTGACTACACactgaattccaggtcagcctaggctacatataTGAAActtccttgtctcaaaacaacaaaaaaggaccCCACAAAAGAAAAGATTGTAGGATTATTAGTTTTCACATTTCTATTGGAGGGCAACAGGGAAGGGACGGATTCCATCAACAGAAGCATTCACAGGTTCTTGAGCCATTCCAAGCTTGGACCCAGAGGTTCCTGTGGGTGGCTGGGCACATCAGGCATGTTCCCATTATCTCTCACAGGCACTGCAAAACAGAAGGATGAGCCACTGAGACCCGCAGATCTCCAGGGTGCTGTAGGAAACAGCTGGTTTGTCTATGTGCCAGGTGGGAAAGGAAAGTGAGGGCCAGAGATTCAGATGAGGCAAAGACACAGGAAAATGAGGGAGATATCTCCAACAGGGGAGAGGAACCTGGAGAAGAACAGAAATCTggagagagaaactcaaaacGTGTTATGGTAAGTTAAAAGTGCGGACAAAGAACATGTCAATGCATCAAGGACTCTTTCTACACAGATatgtcttccccctccccaccccccaatatAGGTCCCTGCTCACCTGGGTAGTTgtagggtgtggccttgttgatcaTGCTAGCATACTGGGTGTAGGGGCTAATCATGGGCATAATTATAGctgtggagaaagacaaacatgagaCCCGGGGATGAAGTAGCTCTCCAGAGATGGGGAAAGGATAGTAACAGCCCTGGCAAAGGGAGCAGGAAAAGACCAGCACAACCAGAAGGGCCCTCTGATGGGTCCTCAGCACTCCACAATCCCCCCTTAACATAGGTCAATGTAAATCCTAAGAGTGAGGAGTAGCATAGAGGCTGGAGACAAGCACTCAGGAACACATGAGGCCCAAAGGCTGGTCACAGATGGGCAGCTTTTATCATGTGGCTACAGCCAAGAGTCTCCTGGAATGAAAGAGGGTGTATAAAAGGAATGTTACAAGCTAGTGTTGCTGATAGTAGTTAATAGCCACATGTTAATTTCACATCTTCAACTACACATGTTAAGGGGCTAGAGAGGAggccagagatggctcagtggttaagagcactgactgctcttctagaggttctgagttcaattcccagcaaccacatggtggctcacaaccgtctgtaatgggctACAAGatctataataaatctttttaaaggggggtggggtggctcagtagttaagaacacttgctacttTGCAGAGTTTGCCTCCTAGCACCTAGGTTGGATGGCTCACAGCTTCCTGTAACTACAGCATCCAACAAACTTACCTTCTTTTGTGAGCACTCCCACATATGTggcatacagaaacacacatacataaatttatttgaaaaagCTGAGGGGGCGGGGTGAAGGCTCTTCAGGCACTTCCTAATCTTCCAGACTTGAATTTAATTCCTAGCAGCCATGTCAGGTAGCTCATAAATGCCTATATCTCCCATTCCAAAGGAAAAAGAGCCTATGACCTCTTCTTGCCTTCATAGGCtcggcatacacacaggcacttTTAAGAAAAGATATGCAGGAGTGGAGGCTCAGACCTGTAATATCAGCACATGAGAGCCCAAAGCAGACTGCTGTGGGTTAGAGACCCACTTGAACTAAGTAAATTGTATTccctataaaaaagaaaaccgAAAAGGTACAAATAAAGTCAGTTCAAGGAAGTATTTAACCTTAGAGTTgtgagggctcagcagttaaaattaCCTGCTACCAAGACTGTTCAGTCACTAGAACTCAGAAGGGAAGGTGCGCACTGATTccagtaagttgtcctctgagtccCAAAACCAACTGGTAacgcacgcgcacacatacacatacacacacacaaaatctagaACAATGTAACTTTAACTTTAAGAAATGAACCGAGTGCAATTTAAATCATCATTTCAACATATACAACATATGATCAATCAAAACCACATACATTAGAGCATTCTAGGTCTTTGAAAGGGTGGTAGATAGCTAGTGGTGGGTTTTAGAACGTCAGCAATGCTGACAACTTTGGGACTGTGATGACTGCTAAATACAAGGCGTCACTCCAGACTTTCGGAATTAAAATTTGATTAACAGGGCACCCCCACTCCCTATCTCCCAGGGATTCAATCCACCAGAACTGTGAATAGCCCTACCACGTTGCAAGTTCTACACCAGGGAGGCTTACTGAGAGATTTGTATTAAGTCAGACTTCACCGAGGAGTTCTGCACTACAGGATCAAAGTACAAGCTGGGTTAAATGTGCACTTCTTGTGTAGGTGTATGTGGTGAGGGAAGAGCGACAGTCATGTCAGGATATGGCTGGCAAGGGGATGCGAGAGAATATTGATGACTTCAGGGTGGAGGATACACGTTCGCTCCGGGGAGTACTCACCGAGGCCCCAGACAGTGAAGGACACCACCAGCACCGGCTCCTTTGCCCAGGCATTCTTAAGGAAGGCGGAGATTCCTAGAGGTGAGAAAAAAGTCGCCCTTGGGGACTGCTGCGGTGACCTCTAACACTCTCGTATCACCCCTGCTCTGCACCCTATTGGCTGCTGCGCCCCTCTTCTGGGACGGATCCTACCGCTCCCCAAGGCTCTACTGAGCCTCAGCCACGGGTCAAGCCACGGTTTCCTGGAATTACTTGGTCCCCGCGCGCCCAGAACGCGTACTTACTAGCAGCCATCTTGGTCTTGGACAAGAGCAGGGAGCTCTCTGGGAGTTGTGGTTCTTTTCCTTGCATGAGGCCCCGCCCCTTGGGCAAGGACGTGAAGCCTTTCGGGAGTTGTAGTTCTAGAGTGAGGCTTAGGAGGCCAGAAAGAATTAAACCACCTTGCACACCTCCTGGTCTCACCTTTCTCTTATAGCTTATAC is part of the Rattus norvegicus strain BN/NHsdMcwi chromosome 1, GRCr8, whole genome shotgun sequence genome and harbors:
- the Tfpt gene encoding TCF3 fusion partner homolog isoform 3 (isoform 3 is encoded by transcript variant 3); the protein is MELEQREGTMAAVGFEEFSAPPGSELALPPLFGGHILESELETEVEFVSGGLGDSGLRERDEEEEAARGRRRRQRELNRRKYQALGRRCREIEQKMPQCLYLCPHRFLMRVLDSYGDDYRDSQFTIVLEDDGSQGTDVPTPGNVENEPPEKEGLSPPQRTTATLDPSSPAPGEGPSGRKRRRAPRAASSLTPELAPVQIKVEEDFGFEADEALDSSWVSRGPDKLLPYPTLASPPFD
- the Tfpt gene encoding TCF3 fusion partner homolog isoform X1 — encoded protein: MELEQREGTMAAVGFEEFSAPPGSELALPPLFGGHILESELETEVEFVSGGLGDSGLRERDEEEEAARGRRRRQRELNRRKYQALGRRCREIEQKMPQCLYLCPHRFLMRVLDSYGDDYRDSQFTIVLEDDGSQGTDVPTPGNVENEPPEKEGLSPPQRTTATLDPSSPAPGEGPSGRKRRRAPRAASSLTPELAPVQVGAEGWGQGVIKVEEDFGFEADEALDSSWVSRGPDKLLPYPTLASPPFD
- the Tfpt gene encoding TCF3 fusion partner homolog isoform 2 (isoform 2 is encoded by transcript variant 2) — encoded protein: MELEQREGTMAAVGFEEFSAPPGSELALPPLFGGHILESELETEVEFVSGGLGDSGLRERDEEEEAARGRRRRQRELNRRKYQALGRRCREIEQVNERVLNRLHQVQRITRRLQQERRFLMRVLDSYGDDYRDSQFTIVLEDDGSQGTDVPTPGNVENEPPEKEGLSPPQRTTATLDPSSPAPGEGPSGRKRRRAPRAASSLTPELAPVQIKVEEDFGFEADEALDSSWVSRGPDKLLPYPTLASPPFD
- the Tfpt gene encoding TCF3 fusion partner homolog isoform 1 (isoform 1 is encoded by transcript variant 1); translation: MELEQREGTMAAVGFEEFSAPPGSELALPPLFGGHILESELETEVEFVSGGLGDSGLRERDEEEEAARGRRRRQRELNRRKYQALGRRCREIEQVNERVLNRLHQVQRITRRLQQERRFLMRVLDSYGDDYRDSQFTIVLEDDGSQGTDVPTPGNVENEPPEKEGLSPPQRTTATLDPSSPAPGEGPSGRKRRRAPRAASSLTPELAPVQVGAEGWGQGVIKVEEDFGFEADEALDSSWVSRGPDKLLPYPTLASPPFD
- the Tfpt gene encoding TCF3 fusion partner homolog isoform X3 is translated as MRVLDSYGDDYRDSQFTIVLEDDGSQGTDVPTPGNVENEPPEKEGLSPPQRTTATLDPSSPAPGEGPSGRKRRRAPRAASSLTPELAPVQVGAEGWGQGVIKVEEDFGFEADEALDSSWVSRGPDKLLPYPTLASPPFD
- the Ndufa3 gene encoding NADH dehydrogenase [ubiquinone] 1 alpha subcomplex subunit 3 — its product is MAARISAFLKNAWAKEPVLVVSFTVWGLAIIMPMISPYTQYASMINKATPYNYPVPVRDNGNMPDVPSHPQEPLGPSLEWLKNL